In Mycolicibacterium alvei, a single window of DNA contains:
- a CDS encoding alpha-ketoacid dehydrogenase subunit beta → MPPSSGSMPMATELTMVAAINRALRDAMAADEHVLVFGEDVATLGGVFRVTEGLAETFGADRCFDTPLAESAIIGISIGLAMRGFVPVPELQFDGFSYPAFDQIASHLAKYHMRTRGDVNMPVTVRIPSFGGIGAVEHHSESTESYWLHTAGLKVVVPSTPSDAYWLLRYAISSPDPVIFLEPKRRYWARELVDMNAPAPPIGRAAVRRNGTDVTVITYGGLVGTALNAGDLAADRGWSLEVVDLRSLNPLDFDTVAASVRRTGRAVVMHEGPRTLGFGAELAARVSEECFYDLEAPVLRATGFDTPYPPARLEKTWLPGVDRLLDCVERALGQP, encoded by the coding sequence ATGCCCCCGTCGTCGGGGTCCATGCCGATGGCCACCGAACTGACGATGGTCGCCGCCATCAACCGGGCGTTGCGCGACGCGATGGCCGCCGACGAGCACGTGCTGGTGTTCGGTGAGGACGTGGCCACCCTCGGCGGAGTTTTCCGGGTCACCGAGGGGCTGGCCGAAACCTTCGGTGCAGACCGTTGCTTCGACACTCCGCTGGCCGAGTCGGCGATCATCGGTATCTCCATCGGTCTGGCCATGCGCGGTTTCGTCCCGGTTCCGGAGCTGCAGTTCGACGGATTCAGCTATCCGGCCTTCGACCAGATCGCCAGCCACCTGGCGAAGTACCACATGCGCACCCGCGGCGACGTGAACATGCCGGTGACGGTGCGTATTCCGTCCTTCGGCGGTATCGGCGCGGTCGAGCATCACTCGGAGTCCACCGAGTCGTACTGGCTCCATACCGCCGGCCTCAAGGTGGTTGTGCCGTCGACCCCGTCGGATGCTTACTGGCTGCTGCGGTATGCGATCAGCAGCCCCGATCCGGTGATCTTCCTGGAACCCAAGCGGCGCTACTGGGCCCGGGAGCTTGTCGATATGAACGCACCGGCGCCGCCGATCGGCCGGGCCGCGGTGCGGCGCAACGGTACCGATGTCACGGTCATCACGTATGGGGGGCTGGTGGGCACTGCGCTCAATGCCGGCGACCTGGCCGCCGATCGGGGCTGGAGCCTCGAGGTCGTCGATCTGCGCTCGCTCAATCCGCTCGACTTCGACACCGTCGCGGCCTCGGTGCGCCGCACCGGGCGTGCCGTCGTAATGCACGAGGGGCCTCGGACCCTGGGTTTCGGGGCCGAACTCGCCGCCCGGGTCTCCGAGGAGTGTTTCTACGACCTCGAGGCACCCGTGTTGCGCGCCACGGGATTTGACACGCCGTACCCGCCGGCCCGGCTGGAGAAGACGTGGCTGCCCGGCGTCGACCGTTTGCTCGACTGCGTCGAGCGTGCGCTGGGACAGCCGTGA
- a CDS encoding enoyl-CoA hydratase yields the protein MSDSVLVSVDDHIAVITVNDPDRRNAVTFEMSAALRAAVEAAEANPDVHAVIVTGAGKAFCAGADLTALGEATEDGLRKIYDGFLAVADCALPTIAAVNGAAVGAGLNLALAADVRIAGPGALFDPRFQKLGIHPGGGATWMLQRGVGPQVARAALLFGMRFDAESAVRHGLALSIAEDPVEAARMLAAGPATAPRDVVIATKASMRATANPGTLDTDQHGTAVDIELGPQARSIESPEFAARLAAAKRK from the coding sequence GTGTCCGATTCAGTGTTGGTCAGCGTCGACGATCACATCGCAGTCATCACCGTCAACGACCCGGATCGTCGCAATGCAGTGACGTTCGAGATGTCGGCGGCCCTGCGCGCCGCGGTCGAGGCCGCCGAGGCCAACCCCGACGTACACGCCGTGATCGTCACGGGTGCAGGCAAGGCGTTCTGCGCCGGCGCGGATCTGACCGCTCTCGGCGAAGCCACCGAGGACGGACTGCGCAAGATCTACGACGGGTTCCTGGCGGTGGCGGACTGCGCGCTGCCGACGATCGCCGCGGTCAACGGCGCCGCGGTGGGTGCGGGCCTGAATCTGGCGTTGGCCGCCGATGTGCGGATCGCCGGTCCGGGCGCGCTGTTCGATCCACGGTTCCAGAAGCTGGGTATCCATCCCGGCGGCGGTGCCACCTGGATGCTGCAGCGAGGCGTCGGCCCACAGGTGGCCCGGGCGGCACTGTTGTTCGGCATGCGTTTCGACGCCGAGTCCGCGGTGCGCCACGGTCTGGCCCTGTCGATCGCCGAGGACCCGGTGGAGGCCGCTCGCATGCTCGCTGCGGGCCCGGCCACCGCTCCCCGTGACGTGGTGATCGCCACGAAGGCATCGATGCGGGCCACCGCCAATCCGGGAACCCTGGACACCGACCAGCATGGGACCGCCGTTGACATCGAACTCGGTCCGCAGGCCCGCTCCATCGAATCCCCTGAGTTCGCAGCGCGTTTGGCTGCCGCCAAGCGCAAGTAG
- a CDS encoding HpcH/HpaI aldolase/citrate lyase family protein, giving the protein MTLQAPGPGWLFCPADRPERFEKAAAAADVVILDLEDGCAAKDRPAARQALIDTRLDPARTVVRVNPSDTADHELDLKAVAATDYTTVMLAKSEHADQVTALAPLDVVVLIETPLAALNVVELVQPDNAFAVMWGAEDLFAVTGGTANRRSDGSYRDVAQHVRSQTLLAAKAYGKLALDSVYLDIKDLDGLRAESDDAVAVGFDAKVAIHPTQVAVIRSAYAPTEEQIAWARAVLDRVAGERGVFQHDGLMVDAPVLRRAERIVALAP; this is encoded by the coding sequence ATGACATTGCAGGCGCCGGGTCCGGGTTGGTTGTTCTGTCCCGCCGACCGCCCCGAGCGGTTCGAAAAGGCCGCGGCGGCAGCCGACGTGGTGATCCTCGACCTGGAGGACGGGTGCGCGGCCAAGGACCGTCCGGCCGCCCGTCAGGCCCTGATCGACACCCGACTGGACCCGGCCCGCACGGTGGTGCGGGTCAATCCGAGCGACACCGCCGACCATGAGCTCGACCTCAAGGCGGTCGCCGCCACCGACTACACCACCGTGATGCTGGCCAAGTCCGAGCATGCCGATCAGGTAACTGCTTTGGCGCCACTGGATGTCGTGGTGCTGATCGAGACGCCGCTGGCGGCGTTGAACGTGGTCGAGTTGGTGCAGCCCGACAATGCCTTCGCGGTGATGTGGGGCGCCGAGGATCTGTTCGCCGTCACCGGCGGTACCGCCAACCGCCGGTCTGACGGGTCGTACCGCGACGTCGCCCAGCACGTGCGGTCGCAGACCCTGCTCGCGGCCAAGGCCTACGGGAAGCTGGCGCTGGATTCGGTGTACCTCGACATCAAGGATCTCGACGGCCTGCGGGCCGAGTCCGATGATGCGGTTGCGGTCGGTTTCGATGCCAAGGTGGCGATCCATCCGACGCAGGTCGCCGTCATCCGCTCGGCCTACGCCCCGACCGAGGAGCAGATCGCCTGGGCTCGGGCGGTACTCGACCGGGTGGCAGGAGAACGCGGCGTCTTCCAGCACGACGGCCTCATGGTCGACGCTCCGGTGCTGCGCCGCGCCGAGCGCATCGTCGCCCTGGCTCCCTGA
- a CDS encoding MaoC family dehydratase, protein MSEAGEEGSEKVIRQRGLWYEELEPGVRYLHAPGRTITEADNVLFTTVTMNTQALHLDAAWSDEQPPFNARLVNSMFTLATLVGLSVTQMTQGTTVGNLGFSEIAFPKPMFHGDTLYAETVVTEKRESKSRPGEGIVTFVHTGRNQRGDVVATATRKALMRMRPEGDSE, encoded by the coding sequence GTGAGCGAGGCCGGAGAAGAAGGTTCCGAGAAGGTAATCCGCCAGCGCGGGCTGTGGTACGAGGAACTCGAACCCGGCGTGCGCTACCTGCACGCCCCCGGCCGCACCATCACCGAGGCCGACAACGTGCTGTTCACCACCGTCACCATGAACACCCAGGCACTGCACCTCGACGCAGCCTGGTCGGACGAGCAGCCGCCGTTCAACGCCCGTCTGGTCAATTCGATGTTCACACTGGCCACCCTGGTCGGGCTGTCGGTGACCCAGATGACCCAGGGCACCACCGTCGGCAACCTCGGGTTCTCCGAGATCGCCTTCCCCAAACCGATGTTTCACGGTGACACGCTTTACGCCGAAACTGTCGTCACCGAGAAGCGGGAATCGAAGAGCCGTCCCGGTGAGGGCATCGTGACGTTCGTGCACACCGGACGCAACCAGCGCGGAGACGTCGTGGCCACAGCCACCCGCAAGGCTCTGATGCGGATGCGTCCCGAGGGGGATTCCGAATGA
- a CDS encoding ATP-binding protein: protein MSLSQFDTVLVANRGEIAVRVIRTLRAMGIRSVAVFSDADARARHVAEADVAVRIGPAAARQSYLDIDAVVSAAQRTGAQAVHPGYGFLSENAEFAAALQAAGIVFIGPPAAAIATMGDKIAAKTAVSAFGVPVVPGISRPGLTDEDLIAGAPEVGFPVLVKPSAGGGGKGMRVVEQAADLPAALASARREAAAAFGDDTLFLERFVLRPRHIEVQVLADCHGNVIHLGERECSLQRRHQKVIEEAPSPLLDAATRARIGQAACDTARSVDYTGAGTVEFIVSADAPDEFFFMEMNTRLQVEHPVTEMVTGVDLVEQQVRIAVGEKLAIGQDDIVMTGHAVEARVYAEDPANGFLPTGGPVLGLREPSGPGVRVDSGLAAGTVVGSDYDPMLSKVIAHGPDRAAALHKLDRALADTAVLGLTTNTEFLRFLLADPDVAAGRLDTGLLDRRAPEFAPEAPGDAQLIAAAAYLWVSDWSTAGDDLWARPTGWRVGERAPAAFRLRAGDRTDHVYLTGTPDQATASVENGETHTVSAAFVGNQFTVTLDGMRTEYLVATQLSGGVGQLWLSGAGHSYVVEEVREAPVRPDDEHSGDAELLSPMPGSVVAVGVASGTEVTAGTMVVTVEAMKMEHALTAPTDGVAELLVAVGDQVKVGQPLARITAAIQENEQ, encoded by the coding sequence ATGAGCCTCTCTCAGTTCGACACAGTCCTCGTCGCCAATCGTGGCGAGATCGCGGTGCGGGTCATCCGCACCCTGCGGGCCATGGGTATCCGGTCGGTCGCGGTGTTCAGCGATGCCGATGCCAGGGCCCGCCATGTCGCCGAGGCAGATGTGGCGGTCCGCATCGGACCTGCTGCGGCCCGGCAGAGCTACCTCGACATCGATGCAGTGGTGTCGGCCGCGCAGCGCACCGGCGCCCAGGCGGTGCACCCCGGATACGGATTCCTCTCCGAGAACGCCGAATTCGCCGCCGCACTGCAGGCCGCCGGCATCGTCTTCATCGGACCTCCCGCCGCGGCGATCGCCACCATGGGAGACAAGATCGCCGCCAAGACCGCAGTGTCGGCATTCGGTGTCCCTGTCGTGCCCGGGATCTCGCGTCCGGGGCTGACCGATGAGGATCTGATCGCCGGGGCTCCCGAGGTCGGATTCCCGGTACTGGTCAAGCCGTCGGCCGGCGGTGGCGGAAAGGGTATGCGGGTGGTCGAGCAGGCTGCCGATCTACCTGCCGCGCTGGCCAGCGCCCGTCGCGAAGCCGCCGCCGCGTTCGGCGACGACACCCTGTTCCTGGAACGGTTCGTGTTGCGGCCCCGGCATATCGAGGTGCAGGTACTCGCCGACTGCCACGGCAACGTGATCCATCTGGGCGAGCGGGAGTGCAGTCTGCAGCGCCGGCACCAGAAGGTCATCGAGGAGGCGCCCTCGCCGCTGTTGGACGCCGCGACCCGGGCCCGCATCGGACAGGCCGCCTGCGACACCGCGCGTAGTGTCGACTACACGGGCGCCGGCACGGTGGAGTTCATCGTGTCCGCCGATGCGCCCGACGAGTTCTTCTTCATGGAGATGAACACCCGACTTCAGGTGGAACATCCGGTCACCGAAATGGTCACCGGCGTCGACCTGGTGGAACAGCAGGTCCGCATCGCAGTTGGGGAGAAGCTCGCGATCGGCCAGGACGACATCGTCATGACCGGGCACGCGGTGGAAGCGCGGGTCTATGCCGAGGATCCGGCCAACGGCTTCCTGCCCACCGGTGGACCCGTGCTCGGACTGCGGGAGCCCAGCGGGCCGGGAGTGCGGGTGGATTCCGGCCTGGCCGCGGGCACCGTCGTCGGCAGTGACTACGACCCGATGCTGTCGAAGGTCATCGCCCACGGCCCCGACCGGGCCGCCGCACTGCACAAACTGGATCGGGCGCTGGCCGACACCGCGGTGCTGGGTCTCACCACCAATACCGAGTTCTTGCGCTTCCTGCTGGCCGATCCCGATGTCGCCGCGGGCCGGTTGGACACCGGTCTGCTGGATCGTCGCGCACCCGAGTTCGCCCCCGAGGCCCCCGGCGATGCCCAGTTGATCGCGGCGGCCGCCTATCTGTGGGTTTCCGACTGGTCTACTGCCGGTGACGATCTGTGGGCCCGTCCGACGGGCTGGCGGGTGGGCGAACGCGCACCGGCCGCATTCCGGTTGCGAGCGGGCGACCGCACCGACCACGTGTACCTCACCGGCACTCCCGACCAGGCCACCGCTTCGGTGGAGAACGGTGAAACCCACACCGTCAGCGCGGCTTTCGTCGGCAACCAGTTCACCGTCACCCTCGACGGCATGCGCACCGAGTATCTGGTCGCCACGCAGCTGAGCGGCGGAGTCGGCCAGCTCTGGCTCTCCGGCGCCGGGCACAGCTATGTGGTCGAAGAGGTGCGCGAGGCGCCGGTGCGGCCCGACGACGAGCACAGCGGCGACGCCGAACTGCTCAGCCCCATGCCGGGATCGGTCGTCGCCGTGGGCGTTGCGAGCGGCACCGAGGTGACCGCCGGAACCATGGTGGTCACCGTGGAGGCGATGAAGATGGAGCATGCCCTCACCGCACCCACTGACGGTGTGGCCGAGCTACTTGTCGCCGTCGGCGACCAGGTCAAAGTGGGCCAGCCGTTGGCCCGGATTACCGCTGCAATACAGGAGAACGAGCAATGA
- a CDS encoding MspA family porin, with translation MLNRFATLAAVCLLAQVALAPLASADPPPPADPAVQPVDDGPPPDNGLVASAEPGVVTTPDGWKLTVSAKDESQLPVAPLTTAASSREYMVGATFTATVTGGGSTSLTGGTLDTGYQIGCGIELGQVRLIGSIGLSTSGSTLAGIIPTGVSMPISGTVEVHPKPGTVTNVSVNKKSFKAAPVRVTLKDVHIKVDGCVGQSFLRSYATLTSSTTDTDDVVAYYGVTKSV, from the coding sequence ATGTTGAATCGCTTCGCCACCTTGGCCGCTGTGTGCCTGTTGGCCCAGGTAGCGCTGGCGCCCCTCGCGTCGGCCGACCCGCCGCCGCCCGCAGATCCGGCCGTGCAGCCTGTCGATGACGGACCTCCGCCGGACAACGGGCTCGTCGCATCCGCCGAGCCGGGTGTCGTCACCACCCCCGACGGCTGGAAGCTCACGGTTTCGGCGAAAGACGAGAGCCAGCTGCCGGTCGCACCGCTGACCACCGCTGCGTCATCGCGTGAGTACATGGTGGGGGCCACGTTCACCGCCACCGTCACCGGCGGCGGATCTACCTCCCTGACCGGTGGCACGCTGGACACCGGCTACCAGATCGGCTGCGGTATCGAACTGGGACAGGTCCGCCTGATCGGGTCGATCGGTCTGAGCACCTCTGGCTCCACGCTCGCCGGAATCATCCCGACCGGTGTAAGCATGCCCATTTCGGGCACGGTGGAGGTCCACCCCAAGCCCGGCACGGTCACCAACGTTTCGGTGAACAAGAAGTCGTTCAAGGCCGCCCCGGTGCGCGTCACCCTCAAAGACGTCCACATCAAGGTCGACGGCTGCGTCGGCCAGTCCTTCCTGCGCTCGTATGCGACCCTCACCAGCTCCACCACCGACACCGACGACGTGGTCGCCTACTACGGCGTCACCAAGTCGGTCTGA
- a CDS encoding dihydrolipoamide acetyltransferase family protein: protein MNREFLVPDLGEGLQDATITSWSVAVGDTVELNQTLCTVETNKAEVEIPSPFSGQVLELGGAAGDTLTVGSLLVRIDARESADLPADTTKNGATARRSVLVGYGADDSMDASRRTQTPGSPRARAKPPVRKLAADLHVDLDALAPGSGPEGIVTRDDVLAAAGSSEILDVRGVQAAMARRMSLSHKEIPDAQARIDVDCTALLGLRDRIRAADAELPVTPFVLTLRLLVLALGRHPLLNSTWLETAEGAQIHRHPAIHLGFGVAAPRGLLVPVVRDAHEMTTRQLTEAVAGLVEQARAGTLSPAEMSGSTFTVSNFGALGLDEGVPVINYPEAAILGMGSIKPRPIVVDGAVVARPTMSLTCAFDHRVVDGAQAAAFLGDLRTLLEAPELVLVDL from the coding sequence GTGAACCGGGAGTTCCTGGTCCCTGATCTCGGCGAGGGTCTGCAGGACGCCACCATCACCAGCTGGAGTGTCGCGGTGGGCGACACGGTCGAGCTCAATCAGACGCTGTGCACCGTGGAGACCAACAAGGCCGAGGTGGAGATCCCCAGCCCGTTCTCCGGCCAGGTGCTCGAACTCGGCGGCGCAGCAGGGGACACCTTGACCGTCGGGTCGCTGCTGGTCCGGATCGACGCCCGTGAGTCGGCAGACCTGCCGGCCGATACCACGAAAAATGGTGCGACAGCGCGTAGATCGGTGCTGGTCGGATACGGTGCCGACGACAGCATGGATGCCAGTAGACGCACGCAGACGCCGGGCAGCCCGCGGGCACGTGCGAAACCGCCGGTGCGGAAGCTGGCGGCCGACCTGCACGTGGACCTCGACGCGCTTGCTCCCGGATCCGGGCCCGAGGGAATCGTCACCCGTGACGACGTGCTGGCCGCCGCGGGCAGTTCGGAGATTCTCGATGTCCGTGGTGTCCAGGCGGCTATGGCACGGCGGATGTCTCTGTCCCACAAGGAAATACCCGATGCTCAGGCACGCATCGATGTCGACTGCACCGCATTGTTGGGGCTGCGCGACCGAATCCGGGCTGCTGACGCGGAGTTACCGGTCACGCCGTTCGTACTCACGCTGCGGCTACTGGTGCTGGCGCTGGGACGGCATCCGCTGCTGAACTCCACGTGGCTCGAAACCGCGGAAGGCGCTCAGATTCACCGGCATCCGGCCATACATCTGGGCTTCGGGGTGGCCGCACCGCGCGGCCTGTTGGTTCCCGTGGTCCGTGACGCGCACGAGATGACGACGCGGCAGTTGACCGAGGCGGTGGCGGGTCTGGTGGAGCAGGCCAGGGCCGGAACACTCAGCCCGGCGGAGATGAGCGGATCGACGTTCACCGTGTCGAACTTCGGTGCGCTCGGCCTGGACGAGGGTGTGCCGGTGATCAATTATCCGGAGGCGGCGATTCTGGGCATGGGCTCGATCAAACCGCGCCCGATCGTCGTCGACGGGGCGGTGGTGGCCCGCCCGACCATGTCGCTGACCTGTGCCTTCGACCATCGCGTCGTCGACGGCGCGCAGGCCGCCGCGTTCCTGGGCGACCTGCGCACACTGCTCGAGGCGCCCGAGCTGGTTCTGGTAGACCTGTAG
- a CDS encoding MspA family porin gives MLTPVAIAPLAYADPPPPDPAAPVAAAAPAPPPPDTGAVPSSPPGVLDTPDGWHVTVAGSNETLLPVAPLTTAVSSREYLVGGTFTGKVSGGGTTKLTGGTLEAGSQIGCGIITDETEINPGMSFTPGIKIPFTGSAGDASLGTGVSLQGKVYLKPGTVTIVPIDKKSFKGTGTRVTITGVRIKFDQCAGQSFIRTYATLTSSTDNTDDVVTYLGVTKAV, from the coding sequence ATGTTGACCCCTGTAGCGATTGCGCCCCTTGCATACGCGGATCCCCCGCCGCCGGACCCTGCCGCTCCCGTTGCGGCCGCCGCGCCGGCTCCGCCCCCACCGGATACCGGCGCGGTGCCGTCCTCGCCTCCCGGAGTCCTGGACACCCCCGACGGCTGGCACGTGACCGTGGCCGGCTCCAACGAGACCCTGCTGCCGGTCGCACCGCTGACCACCGCGGTGTCCTCACGCGAATACCTCGTCGGCGGCACCTTCACCGGCAAAGTCTCCGGCGGCGGCACGACCAAGCTGACCGGTGGCACGCTGGAGGCCGGCTCCCAGATCGGCTGCGGCATCATCACCGACGAAACCGAGATCAACCCAGGTATGAGTTTCACCCCGGGCATCAAGATTCCGTTCACCGGCTCCGCAGGCGATGCCAGCCTGGGTACCGGTGTCAGCTTGCAGGGCAAGGTCTATCTCAAACCGGGCACGGTCACCATCGTCCCGATCGACAAGAAGTCGTTCAAGGGCACCGGTACCCGCGTGACCATCACCGGTGTGCGGATCAAGTTCGATCAGTGTGCGGGTCAGTCGTTCATCCGCACCTACGCGACCCTGACCAGCTCGACCGATAACACCGACGACGTCGTCACCTACCTCGGCGTCACCAAGGCCGTCTGA
- a CDS encoding acyl-CoA dehydrogenase family protein, whose protein sequence is MTDFLSTGTLPDDYAQLAKTVRDFAQNVVAPVAAKHDEEHSFPYEVVAGMADMGLFGLPFPEEFGGMGGDYFALCLALEELGKVDQSVAITLEAGVSLGAMPVYRFGNDAQKEEWLPLLASGKALGAFGLTEAGGGSDAGATKTTAKMDGSTWIINGSKQFITNSGTDITKLVTVTAVTGERDGGKKEISSILVPVPTEGFTAEPAYNKVGWNASDTHPLSFDDVRVPAENLLGERGRGYANFLRILDEGRIAIAALSVGVAQGCVDECVKYAKERQAFGAAIGTYQAIAFKIARMEARAHTARAAYYDAAALMLSGKPFKKAASVAKLVSSEAAMDNARDATQIFGGYGFMNEYPVARHYRDSKILEIGEGTTEVQLMLIAREAGL, encoded by the coding sequence ATGACGGACTTTCTGTCCACCGGCACCCTGCCGGACGATTACGCGCAACTGGCCAAGACGGTCCGGGATTTCGCCCAGAACGTGGTCGCCCCCGTTGCCGCCAAGCATGACGAGGAACATTCCTTCCCGTATGAGGTCGTGGCCGGCATGGCCGACATGGGGCTGTTCGGCCTGCCGTTCCCCGAGGAGTTCGGCGGCATGGGTGGCGACTACTTCGCACTGTGCCTGGCCCTGGAGGAACTCGGGAAGGTCGACCAGAGCGTGGCCATCACGCTGGAAGCCGGGGTTTCGCTGGGCGCCATGCCGGTGTACCGCTTCGGCAACGACGCCCAGAAGGAAGAGTGGCTGCCGCTGCTGGCCAGTGGCAAGGCGCTGGGTGCGTTCGGCCTGACCGAGGCCGGCGGCGGCAGCGATGCCGGCGCCACCAAGACCACCGCGAAGATGGATGGATCAACTTGGATAATTAATGGCTCCAAGCAGTTCATCACCAACTCCGGCACCGACATCACCAAACTGGTGACCGTGACCGCCGTGACCGGTGAGCGTGACGGCGGCAAGAAGGAGATCTCCTCCATCCTGGTGCCCGTGCCCACCGAAGGGTTCACCGCCGAACCTGCGTACAACAAGGTCGGCTGGAACGCCTCGGACACCCATCCGCTGAGCTTCGACGACGTCCGGGTGCCTGCCGAGAACCTGCTCGGCGAGCGGGGGCGCGGCTACGCCAACTTCCTGCGCATCCTCGACGAGGGTCGTATCGCGATCGCGGCGCTGTCGGTCGGCGTCGCGCAGGGTTGCGTGGACGAATGTGTGAAGTACGCCAAGGAACGTCAGGCCTTCGGCGCGGCGATCGGGACCTACCAGGCCATCGCCTTCAAGATCGCGCGGATGGAGGCTCGCGCCCACACGGCGCGAGCCGCCTACTACGACGCCGCCGCACTGATGTTGTCCGGCAAACCGTTCAAGAAGGCGGCCTCGGTGGCCAAGCTGGTTTCCAGTGAGGCCGCGATGGACAACGCCCGTGACGCCACCCAGATCTTCGGCGGCTACGGTTTCATGAACGAATACCCGGTGGCCCGGCACTACCGGGACAGCAAGATTCTCGAAATCGGCGAAGGGACAACCGAAGTGCAGCTGATGCTGATCGCGCGGGAGGCTGGCCTGTGA
- the pdhA gene encoding pyruvate dehydrogenase (acetyl-transferring) E1 component subunit alpha, translated as MAVPSGGPARGPLSVDLEPIRLVDADGSPTGETRYSRDLPHETLSWLYESMVVTRDLDTEFINLQRQGELALYASCRGQEAAQIGATACLRKTDWLFPQYREIGAFLLRGITPGQMGAVWRGKWHGGLEFTNRCVAPIAIPIGTQGLHAVGAAMGAQRLGEDSVTVAFLGDGATSEGDAHEALNLAAVFKAPCVFFVQNNQWAISVPVSRQQAGPSIAHRAPGYGMPGIRVDGNDVLACYAVMAEAAERARLGGGPTLIEAVTYRIGPHTTSDDPTRYRSAAELDDWLARDPIARYRTYLQTIGVLDDRLDQRVGARSHRLRTELRDAIVGAADADPAELFDTVYAEITPDLARQRDQLLAELAKEA; from the coding sequence ATGGCTGTTCCATCTGGAGGGCCGGCTCGCGGGCCCCTGAGTGTCGACCTGGAGCCGATACGTCTGGTGGATGCAGACGGGTCACCCACCGGCGAGACCCGCTACAGCCGCGATCTGCCTCACGAGACGTTGTCCTGGCTTTACGAGTCCATGGTCGTCACCCGCGATCTGGACACGGAATTCATCAACCTGCAACGCCAGGGTGAGCTGGCGTTGTACGCCTCGTGTCGTGGCCAGGAGGCCGCGCAGATCGGGGCGACGGCCTGCCTGCGCAAGACCGACTGGCTGTTCCCGCAGTACCGGGAGATCGGCGCGTTCCTGCTGCGCGGGATCACCCCGGGCCAGATGGGCGCGGTGTGGCGGGGCAAGTGGCACGGTGGCCTGGAGTTCACCAATCGCTGCGTCGCCCCGATCGCGATTCCGATCGGCACCCAAGGGTTGCATGCGGTCGGCGCGGCGATGGGCGCCCAACGTCTCGGCGAGGATTCGGTGACCGTCGCTTTTCTCGGTGACGGCGCGACCAGCGAGGGCGACGCACACGAAGCGCTCAACCTGGCTGCGGTGTTCAAGGCGCCGTGTGTGTTCTTCGTGCAGAACAACCAGTGGGCGATCTCGGTGCCGGTCAGCAGGCAGCAGGCCGGCCCGTCGATCGCGCACCGGGCCCCCGGCTACGGCATGCCGGGTATCCGCGTCGACGGCAACGACGTGCTGGCCTGCTACGCGGTGATGGCCGAGGCGGCCGAACGGGCCCGTCTGGGCGGCGGTCCCACGCTGATCGAGGCCGTCACCTACCGGATCGGCCCCCACACCACCTCCGACGATCCCACCCGCTATCGGTCGGCCGCCGAGCTCGACGACTGGCTGGCCCGGGATCCGATCGCGCGCTACCGCACCTACCTCCAGACCATCGGTGTCCTCGATGACCGTCTGGACCAACGGGTGGGGGCGCGGTCACACCGGCTGCGCACCGAGTTGCGCGACGCGATCGTCGGGGCCGCCGATGCCGATCCGGCTGAGCTGTTCGACACCGTGTATGCCGAGATCACCCCGGATCTGGCACGCCAACGCGATCAGTTGTTGGCCGAACTGGCGAAGGAGGCGTGA